Proteins from a genomic interval of Methanofollis fontis:
- the pspAA gene encoding PspA-associated protein PspAA, with protein sequence MIIRIIGDGQYHVDSALVDSLNVIDNKIVEFVQNGDEQEYQANLAALIDTIKQHGQVVDDRELIESDIIVPPADMTLNEAREVFSGTGIFEG encoded by the coding sequence ATGATCATCAGGATCATCGGCGATGGGCAGTACCATGTGGACAGTGCCCTTGTCGATTCACTCAACGTGATCGACAATAAAATCGTTGAATTTGTCCAGAATGGGGACGAACAGGAGTATCAGGCAAACCTTGCAGCCCTCATCGATACGATAAAGCAGCACGGGCAGGTGGTTGACGACAGGGAGCTGATCGAGTCCGACATCATCGTGCCTCCGGCGGATATGACCCTGAACGAGGCAAGAGAGGTGTTCAGCGGCACGGGAATCTTTGAAGGATGA
- the pspAB gene encoding PspA-associated protein PspAB, which produces MGLKDALNALFGRTTLPRADLDSLFAVSTAAVTMQTSLGLKPSGRAGICFKPIESSRHDAAVSEIEDLLGFASAETGSEYRIETDEYGFIWVVLEDPDFDDLITGVHLVAQTLIEHAFGTYLLCAVYRFENSKPVYWIYSFKAGRYYPFVPEGQMKRDNGYEFRLRSLLERELPLEKDVEKWYPLWGLPL; this is translated from the coding sequence ATGGGACTGAAAGATGCCCTGAACGCACTTTTTGGCAGGACCACCCTGCCACGGGCAGACCTCGACAGCCTGTTTGCCGTCTCCACGGCCGCTGTCACGATGCAGACCTCGCTCGGTCTGAAACCGTCCGGCAGGGCCGGGATCTGTTTCAAACCCATCGAATCCTCACGGCACGATGCCGCCGTCTCTGAGATCGAAGACCTGCTCGGATTCGCCTCGGCGGAGACGGGAAGCGAATACCGGATCGAGACCGACGAATATGGATTTATCTGGGTGGTCCTGGAGGATCCGGATTTCGATGACCTGATCACAGGAGTCCACCTTGTTGCGCAGACCCTGATCGAGCACGCCTTTGGCACCTACCTGCTCTGTGCAGTCTACCGGTTTGAGAACAGCAAACCGGTGTACTGGATCTATTCCTTTAAAGCAGGGCGATATTATCCGTTTGTTCCTGAAGGCCAGATGAAAAGGGATAACGGATACGAATTCAGGCTTCGTTCGCTGCTGGAACGGGAGCTGCCGCTTGAAAAAGACGTTGAAAAATGGTATCCCCTCTGGGGACTCCCCCTATAG
- a CDS encoding PspA/IM30 family protein has product MSKIIDKMEDPRETLDYSYEKQLELLQNVKRGVAEVATSKKRLQLQRAKLLQNSEKLDGQARDAIRADREDLARLALERKSAITSQITGLDQEIAGLEKEQEKLVAAEKRLSTKVEVFRTRKETIKAQYSAAEAQVRISESVSGISEEMADVGLAIERAENKTEDMKARSAALDELIEQGTLTDFTGGPDEIERELAAIGAESSIESELSRIKAEEGK; this is encoded by the coding sequence ATGAGCAAAATTATCGATAAGATGGAGGATCCCCGGGAAACTCTCGATTATTCCTATGAAAAGCAGCTTGAATTGCTTCAGAACGTCAAGCGCGGCGTGGCGGAAGTTGCGACTTCAAAAAAGCGGCTGCAATTACAGCGGGCAAAATTGCTCCAGAACAGCGAAAAACTGGATGGTCAGGCCCGCGATGCGATCCGGGCCGACCGTGAGGATCTGGCACGACTTGCCCTTGAGCGAAAATCCGCAATTACCTCCCAGATCACTGGTCTGGACCAGGAAATTGCCGGGCTGGAAAAGGAGCAGGAAAAACTGGTCGCCGCAGAGAAGCGTCTCTCCACGAAGGTCGAGGTGTTCAGAACGCGGAAGGAGACGATCAAGGCGCAGTATTCCGCCGCCGAGGCGCAGGTCCGGATCAGTGAGTCGGTCTCCGGCATCAGTGAGGAGATGGCCGACGTCGGGCTGGCGATTGAACGCGCTGAGAACAAGACCGAGGATATGAAGGCACGCTCCGCCGCACTGGACGAACTGATCGAGCAGGGAACACTCACCGACTTTACGGGTGGACCGGATGAGATCGAGCGGGAACTTGCGGCAATCGGTGCGGAGAGCAGCATCGAATCCGAACTCAGCAGAATCAAGGCGGAGGAAGGAAAATGA